One genomic segment of Brassica napus cultivar Da-Ae chromosome A3, Da-Ae, whole genome shotgun sequence includes these proteins:
- the LOC106440031 gene encoding protein RALF-like 33, producing MRGLSIIAILTVLCLFSAAHSQSVDFAADFMPFETECTGSIAECSTATAEFEMDSEINRRILATTRYISYGALRRNTVPCSRRGASYYNCRRGAQANPYSRGCSAITRCRR from the coding sequence ATGAGAGGACTCTCGATCATCGCGATTCTCACCGTCCTCTGCCTATTCTCCGCCGCACACTCCCAGTCCGTCGATTTCGCCGCCGATTTCATGCCGTTCGAGACAGAATGCACTGGTTCCATCGCCGAGTGCTCGACGGCGACGGCGGAGTTCGAGATGGACTCTGAGATAAACAGGCGCATCTTAGCTACGACGAGGTACATTAGCTACGGTGCGCTGAGGAGAAACACAGTTCCATGCTCACGCCGCGGCGCATCTTACTACAATTGCCGACGTGGAGCTCAGGCCAACCCTTACTCTCGTGGCTGTAGCGCCATCACTCGTTGCAGGCgatga